In one window of Hymenobacter nivis DNA:
- the dnaA gene encoding chromosomal replication initiator protein DnaA — MLKDFRTVWAGCLRTIAAEIGEQSFKTWFRPVVPIELKDNVLTIQVPSNYFYDWLEEHYVDELRRALFQELGPAGRLEYSVVVDQGTPLDQPKTLHLPPARKQAAPERDAPPPDARPRPVPGNGPASGPRYYQAAGSNRPVMASAATAEAAPRNPFQQARAVDGNLVPSQLNGSYTFDNYIEGDCNRLARSAGIAVANKPGTTSFNPLMVYGGVGLGKTHLVQAIGNHIKATTPERFVLYVSAEKFTNQFIESVKSHKVQDFANFYLQVDVLILDDVQFLADKDKTQEMFFHIFNHLQQSAKQIVLTSDRPPKDLQGLEDRLLSRFKWGLTADVQTPDFETRVAIIRNKMEQDGIDIPAPHVVDYLANSVHTNVRELEGVIASLVAQSSLSRRDIDLEMVKQALRHIIEEVEAEVNLDFIQKTVAAYFNVSVDLLKDKTRKKEVVTARQVAMYFAKHYTSHTLKTIGFHFGGRDHTTVMHSVQTVSDLVDLDKKFRSQVDDLRKKFAK; from the coding sequence ATGCTCAAAGATTTTCGCACCGTTTGGGCAGGCTGTCTGCGCACGATTGCGGCCGAAATCGGCGAGCAAAGCTTTAAGACGTGGTTTCGGCCCGTTGTGCCGATTGAGCTGAAGGACAACGTACTCACCATCCAGGTGCCGAGCAACTACTTCTACGACTGGCTCGAAGAGCACTACGTGGACGAGCTGCGCCGGGCCCTGTTCCAGGAGCTGGGGCCCGCCGGCCGGCTGGAGTACAGCGTGGTGGTGGACCAGGGCACGCCTCTCGACCAGCCCAAAACGCTGCACCTGCCCCCGGCCCGCAAGCAGGCGGCCCCCGAGCGCGACGCCCCGCCGCCCGACGCGCGGCCCCGCCCCGTGCCTGGCAACGGGCCCGCCAGCGGCCCCCGCTACTACCAGGCCGCCGGCAGCAACCGCCCCGTGATGGCCTCCGCAGCCACCGCCGAAGCCGCCCCGCGCAACCCTTTCCAGCAGGCGCGCGCCGTGGACGGCAACCTGGTGCCCTCGCAGCTCAACGGCTCCTACACGTTCGACAACTATATTGAGGGCGACTGCAACCGCCTGGCCCGCTCGGCCGGCATTGCCGTGGCCAACAAGCCGGGCACCACCAGCTTCAACCCGCTGATGGTGTACGGTGGCGTGGGGCTGGGCAAAACTCACCTGGTGCAGGCCATTGGTAACCACATCAAGGCCACCACGCCCGAGCGGTTCGTGCTGTATGTGTCGGCTGAGAAATTCACGAACCAGTTCATCGAGAGCGTGAAGTCGCACAAGGTGCAGGACTTCGCCAACTTCTACCTGCAAGTAGACGTGCTGATTCTGGACGATGTGCAGTTTCTGGCCGATAAGGACAAGACGCAGGAGATGTTCTTCCACATCTTCAACCACTTGCAGCAGTCGGCCAAGCAAATTGTGCTGACCTCGGACCGGCCGCCCAAGGACTTGCAGGGCCTGGAAGACCGGCTGCTCTCGCGCTTCAAGTGGGGCCTGACGGCCGATGTGCAAACGCCCGACTTTGAAACGCGTGTGGCCATCATCCGCAACAAGATGGAGCAGGACGGAATTGACATTCCGGCCCCGCACGTAGTCGATTACCTGGCCAACTCGGTGCACACCAACGTGCGCGAGCTGGAGGGCGTCATCGCCTCGCTGGTGGCCCAGAGCAGCCTTTCGCGCCGCGACATCGACCTGGAAATGGTAAAGCAGGCCCTGCGCCATATCATCGAGGAGGTGGAGGCGGAAGTAAACCTCGACTTCATCCAGAAAACGGTGGCCGCGTACTTCAACGTATCGGTGGACCTGCTGAAGGATAAAACCCGCAAGAAGGAAGTGGTGACGGCCCGGCAGGTGGCCATGTACTTCGCCAAGCACTACACCAGCCACACGCTGAAAACCATTGGGTTCCACTTCGGCGGGCGCGACCACACCACCGTCATGCACTCGGTGCAAACCGTGTCGGATCTGGTAGATCTGGACAAGAAATTCCGCAGCCAGGTCGACGACCTGCGCAAGAAATTCGCCAAGTAG
- a CDS encoding bifunctional metallophosphatase/5'-nucleotidase, translated as MQRRDFLRNSLLGTAGLTALGTLANTAEAAIQRAPVKLTILHTNDMHSRIEPFPEGGGQWAGLGGMARRAALVADVRAQEPNVLLLDSGDIFQGTPYFNFFGGELEYKLMTRMGYDASTLGNHDFDNGLDGLGRQLPNAGFPFLIANYDFVQTPLAGKFQDYKVFVKQGVRVGVFGLGIELAGLVGDKNFGQTRYLDPVAKAKEMVAQLRGPEKCDMVICLSHLGYKYDNEKIDDRKLAAQVAGLDLILGGHTHTFMDAPESIQGPDGHAALINQVGWSGINLGRLDYEFSPGAKRGGLASAAVVPVRGAC; from the coding sequence ATGCAACGCCGCGACTTTCTCCGTAATTCTTTGCTGGGCACTGCCGGCCTCACCGCGCTGGGGACCCTGGCCAACACGGCCGAAGCGGCCATTCAGCGGGCCCCGGTGAAGCTTACCATCTTGCACACCAACGACATGCACTCACGCATTGAGCCATTTCCCGAGGGCGGCGGGCAGTGGGCGGGCCTGGGCGGCATGGCCCGGCGCGCGGCCCTGGTTGCCGATGTGCGGGCCCAGGAGCCCAACGTGCTGCTGCTCGACTCAGGCGATATTTTCCAGGGCACGCCGTACTTCAATTTCTTCGGCGGCGAGCTGGAATACAAGCTGATGACCCGCATGGGCTACGACGCCAGCACCTTGGGTAACCACGATTTCGACAACGGCCTCGATGGCCTCGGGCGCCAGCTGCCCAACGCCGGCTTCCCGTTTCTTATCGCCAACTACGATTTTGTCCAGACGCCGCTGGCCGGTAAATTCCAGGATTACAAGGTATTCGTGAAGCAGGGCGTGCGCGTGGGCGTGTTCGGGCTGGGCATTGAACTGGCCGGGCTGGTGGGCGACAAAAACTTCGGCCAAACCCGCTACCTCGACCCCGTGGCCAAGGCCAAGGAAATGGTGGCCCAGCTGCGGGGCCCCGAAAAGTGCGACATGGTGATTTGCCTCTCGCACCTGGGCTACAAGTACGACAACGAAAAAATTGACGACCGCAAGCTGGCCGCCCAGGTGGCCGGCCTCGACCTAATTTTGGGCGGCCACACCCACACCTTCATGGATGCGCCCGAGTCCATCCAGGGCCCCGATGGCCACGCCGCGCTCATCAACCAGGTGGGCTGGTCGGGCATCAACCTGGGGCGGCTCGACTACGAATTTTCGCCAGGGGCCAAGCGTGGCGGGCTAGCCAGTGCCGCTGTGGTGCCCGTGCGTGGGGCCTGCTAA
- a CDS encoding 5'-nucleotidase C-terminal domain-containing protein gives MIFAAHYRQLVASSLLLALVAAGCQRGPYRPTAHFAPATSQPVGKTQAEDPAVAALIRPYHDKVTAEMQGVLGTAPVALTKKSGESPLANFVADLQRQRAAEVLHEPVPLGVMSNGGLRASLPAGPVTLGNVFELMPFENELVVLDAPAATVQQLFDYAAHVKMAISGATYTAMPDGRAQDIRIGGQPFDAALAKSYAIAISDYLAGGGDNMVFFKNIAPRHTGVLLRTAIADHIRALTKAGQPVTAQVEGRVKVN, from the coding sequence ATGATCTTCGCCGCCCACTACCGCCAGCTCGTTGCCAGCAGCCTGTTACTGGCCCTGGTGGCCGCCGGCTGCCAGCGGGGCCCCTACCGGCCCACCGCCCACTTCGCGCCCGCCACGAGCCAGCCGGTGGGCAAAACCCAGGCCGAAGACCCCGCCGTGGCCGCCCTCATCCGGCCCTACCACGACAAGGTGACGGCCGAAATGCAGGGCGTGCTGGGCACCGCCCCGGTGGCCCTTACCAAGAAATCGGGCGAGTCACCGCTGGCCAATTTTGTGGCCGACTTGCAGCGCCAGCGCGCCGCCGAGGTACTGCACGAGCCCGTGCCGCTGGGCGTAATGAGCAACGGCGGCCTGCGCGCCAGCCTGCCCGCGGGGCCCGTCACACTGGGCAACGTGTTCGAGCTGATGCCCTTTGAGAACGAGCTGGTGGTGCTTGATGCGCCGGCCGCCACCGTGCAGCAGCTGTTCGACTACGCCGCCCACGTGAAAATGGCCATTTCCGGGGCCACCTACACGGCCATGCCCGACGGCCGCGCCCAGGATATTCGCATCGGCGGCCAGCCCTTCGATGCCGCCCTGGCCAAATCCTACGCCATCGCCATTTCCGACTACCTGGCCGGGGGCGGCGACAACATGGTGTTTTTCAAGAACATCGCCCCGCGCCACACCGGCGTGCTGCTGCGCACCGCCATCGCCGACCACATCCGGGCCCTCACCAAGGCCGGCCAGCCTGTCACGGCCCAGGTCGAAGGCCGGGTGAAAGTCAATTAG
- a CDS encoding porin family protein, which yields MASGQEARAQADFRSGYVVRTAGDTLRGLVDRREARLNATRCRFRPDAAGAIATYTPADVLAYGYAAPKEDYRALAVPGPPPAPAPTPATAPSFLLVLADGPAQLYYLRAEDGQDRYYVASPALPLSELVHRTMLVERDGKTYYDEQRTYRATLAQALPNCPAAQSMLPTLAFGERPLVRAVARYNACAAPAAGHVAPAAPPGVDAGRPTVGLLVGVQQGRLTINTGDALSTDSEAATGPVVGLALAVPFSRHSRKLSLQVNVFYETQQYALTGKSPVYSSVGTTTTAYKFDLAGLRAPVLLRYTLPNGHVHPFAEAGGAVAYAFKTNNSAQDINSSGGTGSPRPVFGTDGFRRLELGLTGGVGLAAPVWQGRNLNLLVRYERSDGYSGVGGIATPVTRIYGLLTLDLFK from the coding sequence GTGGCCTCTGGCCAGGAAGCCCGGGCCCAAGCCGATTTCCGCAGCGGCTACGTGGTGCGCACCGCCGGCGACACCCTGCGCGGCTTGGTGGACCGGCGCGAAGCCCGCCTGAACGCCACGCGGTGCCGCTTCCGGCCCGATGCCGCCGGCGCCATCGCCACGTACACCCCTGCCGATGTGCTGGCCTATGGCTACGCAGCTCCCAAAGAGGACTACCGGGCATTGGCCGTGCCGGGGCCCCCGCCCGCCCCGGCCCCGACCCCTGCCACCGCGCCCAGCTTCCTGCTGGTGCTGGCCGACGGCCCGGCCCAGCTGTACTACCTGCGCGCCGAAGATGGGCAAGACCGGTATTACGTGGCTTCGCCAGCCCTGCCGCTCAGCGAGTTGGTGCATCGCACGATGTTGGTAGAGCGCGACGGCAAAACGTACTACGACGAGCAGCGTACCTACCGCGCTACCCTGGCGCAGGCTTTGCCCAACTGCCCGGCGGCCCAGTCGATGCTGCCCACGCTGGCCTTTGGCGAACGGCCCCTGGTCCGGGCCGTGGCGCGCTACAATGCTTGCGCGGCGCCAGCTGCCGGCCACGTGGCGCCTGCAGCGCCGCCGGGTGTGGATGCGGGCCGGCCCACCGTTGGCTTGCTGGTGGGCGTGCAGCAGGGCCGCCTCACCATCAACACCGGAGACGCGCTAAGCACGGATTCTGAGGCGGCTACCGGCCCCGTGGTGGGCCTGGCGCTGGCCGTTCCATTTTCGCGCCACAGCCGCAAGCTGTCGTTGCAGGTCAATGTGTTCTACGAAACCCAGCAGTACGCGCTGACGGGAAAAAGCCCGGTGTATAGCTCGGTCGGGACCACCACTACCGCCTATAAATTTGACTTGGCTGGCCTGCGGGCCCCCGTTTTGCTCCGCTATACCTTGCCCAACGGGCACGTGCATCCGTTTGCAGAAGCAGGGGGCGCGGTGGCGTATGCCTTCAAAACCAATAATTCGGCGCAGGATATTAATTCCAGCGGTGGCACCGGTTCGCCGCGGCCCGTGTTCGGCACCGACGGCTTTCGGCGGCTGGAGCTGGGCCTGACGGGTGGCGTGGGGCTGGCCGCCCCCGTTTGGCAAGGCCGCAACCTGAACCTGCTGGTGCGCTATGAGCGCAGCGACGGCTACAGCGGTGTTGGGGGCATTGCTACGCCCGTCACGCGCATCTACGGCTTGCTGACCCTCGATTTGTTCAAATAA
- a CDS encoding methylmalonyl-CoA mutase family protein — MSEPLPAPPVAFTEFPALTTAAWQARLARDLKGQDPAVLRWPLPGGPVLEPFYHREALDALGGPPAPLPFPARPWQNVPALPVPAGTDGHFEIERAVTSLAHGAEGVHFELATASAFDADYLAQRLPLGATFVGYTVAEGPDELLARLAAAAPGVALRGFLCFAPLLGPEGGTPPQYAGALRYCVALAQTWPDFRALAVNAAYFGNAGATGGQQLAYGLSTAAALLATLPDAATPLAAVTGALHWHVAVGPSYFPELAKLRALRRLWPTLLHAYGLPPAAAATLRVHAATATWTQTTLDPHTNLLRATTEAMSAVLGGADSLSVGTFDSLYAVPNEFSGRLARNLSLVLREEAHFGAVQDPAAGSYFVETLTDELARAAWALFQQTEAAGGLPEARPLVLEAVHATATATFQRIAAGKQVVVGTNRFENRAERFAFNPKKLLRSAAFDTTRATYPSEVLRLATALHFERRERKTRQAALVLLGAGVNRHIENSFWQSLPALERPELAASHPDGTLSFLFSSPEEATLMYATPEQFQRFARFLYRIPVERQMFMAPVLLSSDLATLQEALRVFGFQEMRVQGYTTEEVLARLQGR; from the coding sequence ATGTCCGAACCCCTGCCGGCGCCACCGGTTGCTTTCACTGAATTTCCGGCCCTGACCACCGCCGCCTGGCAGGCCCGCCTGGCCCGTGACCTCAAGGGCCAGGATCCGGCCGTGCTGCGCTGGCCCCTGCCCGGCGGCCCGGTGCTGGAGCCGTTTTACCACCGCGAGGCCCTCGACGCGCTGGGGGGCCCGCCCGCGCCCCTGCCTTTCCCGGCCCGGCCCTGGCAGAACGTGCCCGCCCTGCCCGTGCCGGCCGGTACCGACGGCCACTTCGAGATTGAGCGCGCCGTAACGTCGCTGGCCCACGGGGCCGAGGGCGTGCACTTCGAGTTGGCCACGGCTTCGGCCTTTGATGCCGACTACCTGGCCCAGCGGCTGCCGCTGGGGGCCACGTTCGTGGGCTACACCGTGGCCGAGGGCCCCGACGAGTTGCTAGCCCGCCTGGCCGCCGCCGCGCCGGGCGTGGCGCTGCGCGGCTTCCTGTGCTTTGCGCCGCTGCTGGGGCCCGAGGGCGGCACGCCACCGCAATACGCCGGGGCCCTACGCTACTGCGTGGCCCTGGCCCAAACGTGGCCCGACTTCCGGGCGCTGGCCGTGAACGCGGCGTACTTCGGCAACGCCGGGGCCACCGGCGGGCAGCAGTTGGCCTATGGCCTGAGCACCGCCGCCGCCCTGCTGGCCACCCTACCCGACGCGGCCACGCCCCTGGCCGCCGTGACCGGGGCCTTGCACTGGCACGTAGCCGTGGGTCCCAGCTATTTCCCCGAGCTGGCCAAGCTGCGGGCCCTGCGCCGCCTCTGGCCTACATTGCTGCACGCCTACGGCCTGCCGCCCGCCGCCGCCGCCACCCTGCGCGTGCACGCCGCCACCGCCACCTGGACGCAAACCACCCTCGACCCGCACACCAACCTGCTGCGCGCCACCACCGAGGCCATGAGCGCCGTGCTGGGCGGGGCCGACTCCTTATCGGTGGGTACGTTCGACAGCTTGTACGCCGTGCCCAACGAGTTCTCGGGCCGCCTGGCGCGCAACCTCTCGCTGGTGCTGCGCGAGGAAGCCCACTTCGGCGCCGTGCAAGACCCCGCCGCCGGCTCGTACTTCGTCGAAACCCTGACCGACGAGCTGGCCCGCGCGGCCTGGGCCCTGTTCCAGCAAACCGAAGCCGCGGGCGGGCTGCCGGAAGCCCGCCCGCTGGTGCTGGAGGCCGTGCACGCCACGGCCACGGCCACATTCCAACGCATCGCCGCCGGCAAGCAAGTGGTGGTGGGCACCAACCGCTTCGAGAACCGCGCTGAACGCTTTGCCTTCAACCCCAAGAAGTTGCTGCGCTCGGCCGCCTTCGATACCACGCGCGCCACGTACCCGTCGGAGGTCTTGCGCCTGGCCACGGCCCTGCACTTCGAGCGGCGCGAGCGCAAGACCCGGCAGGCGGCGCTGGTGCTGCTGGGCGCGGGCGTCAACCGCCACATCGAAAACTCGTTTTGGCAGTCGCTACCGGCCCTGGAGCGTCCCGAGCTGGCCGCCAGCCACCCCGATGGCACCCTCTCGTTCCTATTCTCCTCGCCCGAGGAGGCCACGCTGATGTACGCCACGCCCGAGCAGTTCCAGCGCTTCGCCCGCTTCCTCTACCGCATTCCGGTCGAGCGCCAGATGTTCATGGCGCCCGTGCTGCTCTCGTCCGACTTGGCCACGCTACAGGAGGCCCTGCGCGTGTTCGGCTTCCAGGAAATGCGGGTGCAGGGCTACACCACCGAAGAAGTGCTGGCCCGCCTGCAAGGGCGGTAG
- the scpA gene encoding methylmalonyl-CoA mutase — protein MKPDFAAIAYDAAPPQPAPGGGQAPAQPTPEGIALKHSYSAADVAHLDHLGFGAGQAPYLRGPYASMYTQNPWTVRQYAGFSTAEASNAFYRRNLAGGQKGLSVAFDLATHRGYDSDHPRVQGDVGKAGVAIDSVEDMKILFDQIPLDQMSVSMTMNGAVLPVLAFFIVAAEEQGVPPEKLTGTIQNDILKEFMVRNTYIYPPGPSMRIIADIFSYTAARMPKFNSISISGYHMQEAGATADLELAYTLADGLEYVRAGLAVGLPIDDFAPRLSFFWAIGMNHFMEIAKLRAGRLLWAKLMQQFNPQNPKSLALRTHCQTSGYSLTEQDPYNNVARTAIEALAAVLGGTQSLHTNALDEAIALPTDFSARIARNTQLYLQHETDVTKVVDPWGGSYYVETLTHELADKAWALIQEVEELGGMAKAIETGLPKLRIEEAAARKQARIDAGKEVIVGVNKYQTDEKTEVEVLDIDNDAVRESQMARLTHVKATRDDVAVKVALAALTEAAGLRLADVAAEARGPEAMPHNLLALAVTAARARATLGEISDALEAMYGRHQATTRTVAGVYSQEMSHNEEFARARAAADAFATAEGRRPRMLVAKMGQDGHDRGAKIIATSFADVGFDVDMAPLFQTPGEVAGQAVDNDVHVVGVSSLAAGHKTLLPLLIQELKDQGRPDILVIAGGVIPAQDYQFLFDAGVAGVYGPGTVIAKAAQEILGKLVAPEPPTLG, from the coding sequence ATGAAACCCGACTTCGCCGCCATTGCCTACGACGCCGCGCCACCCCAGCCCGCCCCCGGGGGGGGCCAGGCGCCAGCCCAGCCCACGCCCGAAGGCATTGCGCTGAAGCACAGCTACTCCGCCGCCGATGTGGCCCACCTCGACCACCTGGGCTTCGGGGCCGGGCAGGCGCCCTACCTGCGGGGGCCCTACGCCAGCATGTACACCCAAAACCCGTGGACGGTGCGGCAATACGCGGGCTTCTCGACGGCCGAGGCCAGCAACGCCTTCTACCGCCGCAACCTGGCCGGCGGCCAGAAAGGGCTGAGCGTGGCCTTCGACCTGGCCACCCACCGCGGCTACGACTCGGACCACCCGCGCGTGCAGGGCGACGTGGGCAAGGCCGGCGTGGCCATCGACTCGGTGGAGGACATGAAGATTCTGTTCGACCAGATTCCACTGGACCAGATGTCGGTGAGCATGACCATGAACGGGGCCGTGCTGCCGGTGCTGGCCTTCTTCATCGTGGCGGCTGAGGAGCAGGGCGTGCCGCCCGAAAAGCTGACCGGCACCATTCAGAACGACATTCTGAAGGAGTTCATGGTGCGCAACACCTACATCTACCCGCCGGGCCCCAGCATGCGCATCATCGCCGATATTTTTAGCTATACGGCGGCGCGCATGCCCAAGTTCAACTCCATTAGCATCAGCGGCTACCATATGCAGGAAGCCGGCGCCACCGCCGATTTGGAGCTGGCCTACACCCTGGCCGACGGCCTGGAGTATGTGCGCGCCGGCCTGGCCGTGGGCCTGCCCATTGATGACTTTGCGCCGCGCCTGTCGTTTTTCTGGGCCATTGGCATGAACCACTTCATGGAAATTGCCAAGCTGCGCGCCGGCCGCCTGCTTTGGGCCAAGCTCATGCAGCAGTTCAACCCCCAGAACCCTAAAAGCCTGGCCCTGCGCACGCACTGCCAAACCTCGGGCTACTCCCTCACTGAGCAGGACCCCTACAACAACGTGGCCCGCACCGCCATCGAGGCGCTGGCGGCCGTGCTCGGCGGCACTCAAAGCCTGCACACCAACGCCCTGGACGAGGCCATTGCCCTGCCCACCGACTTCTCGGCCCGCATTGCCCGCAATACCCAACTGTACTTGCAGCACGAAACCGACGTGACGAAAGTGGTGGACCCCTGGGGCGGCTCATACTACGTCGAAACCCTGACCCACGAACTGGCTGATAAAGCCTGGGCCCTCATCCAGGAAGTGGAGGAGCTCGGCGGCATGGCCAAGGCCATCGAAACCGGCCTGCCCAAACTGCGCATCGAAGAGGCTGCCGCCCGCAAGCAGGCCCGCATCGACGCCGGCAAGGAGGTGATTGTGGGCGTGAACAAATACCAGACCGACGAGAAAACCGAGGTTGAAGTGCTAGACATCGACAACGATGCCGTGCGCGAAAGCCAGATGGCCCGCCTCACCCACGTGAAGGCCACCCGCGACGACGTGGCCGTGAAAGTGGCCCTGGCCGCCCTCACCGAAGCCGCCGGCCTGCGCCTGGCCGACGTGGCCGCCGAGGCCCGGGGCCCCGAAGCCATGCCGCATAACCTGCTGGCCCTGGCCGTAACCGCTGCCCGCGCCCGCGCCACGCTGGGCGAAATCTCGGACGCACTGGAGGCTATGTACGGCCGCCACCAGGCCACCACGCGCACCGTGGCGGGCGTGTATTCACAGGAAATGAGCCATAACGAGGAATTTGCCCGGGCCCGCGCCGCCGCCGATGCCTTCGCCACCGCCGAAGGCCGCCGCCCGCGGATGCTGGTGGCCAAAATGGGCCAGGACGGCCACGACCGGGGCGCGAAAATCATCGCCACCAGCTTCGCCGACGTGGGCTTCGACGTAGACATGGCGCCCCTCTTCCAAACCCCCGGCGAAGTGGCTGGCCAGGCCGTGGACAACGACGTACACGTGGTGGGCGTGAGCAGCCTCGCCGCCGGCCATAAAACCCTGCTGCCCCTGCTCATCCAAGAGCTAAAAGACCAAGGCCGGCCCGACATCCTGGTTATCGCCGGCGGCGTCATTCCCGCCCAGGATTATCAGTTCCTGTTCGATGCCGGCGTGGCAGGCGTGTACGGCCCCGGCACGGTGATTGCCAAAGCCGCGCAGGAGATTTTGGGCAAGCTGGTTGCCCCCGAACCTCCGACGCTTGGCTGA
- a CDS encoding DUF418 domain-containing protein has product MQANPTFSSEPVAPSPAGPAAPVRLEAVDALRGFALLGIWLVHFLITFVGQRGDGTGPAGPPSAGETAVRLAIDTFVAGKFFSIFSLLFGLGFALQLRSAGAKGQPYTARFVWRLALLGALGWLHRLLFEFEILHIYAVVGLLLVLVYRWRNAWLLFASGLLFVGGLGFAFWLAPVTALFTGAFGEAVGSFLVDEFSGFRVFTVAAMFVLGLYLGRRDAFADTAANRVFFNRVLVVAAVGFAGAKLFYSQFASVVGAGIGPAIRFYDTFFTLKSLAVSALYLAGMMQLYRQPLFRRALAWLGPLGKMGLSTYVLQSLCLLLFAWCGRRYVGAAGLPLQVVLGAAALLFAAQAAAAHAWLHRFRYGPLEWLWRSATYRQWQPMRRK; this is encoded by the coding sequence GTGCAAGCAAACCCAACGTTTTCCTCTGAGCCGGTTGCTCCGTCGCCCGCTGGCCCCGCCGCCCCGGTGCGGCTCGAAGCGGTGGACGCGCTGCGCGGCTTCGCTTTACTGGGCATCTGGCTGGTGCACTTCCTAATAACTTTTGTGGGCCAGCGTGGCGACGGCACGGGCCCCGCGGGCCCGCCAAGCGCCGGCGAAACAGCCGTTCGGCTGGCAATTGACACGTTCGTGGCGGGGAAGTTTTTCAGCATCTTCTCGCTGCTTTTTGGGCTGGGTTTTGCTTTGCAGCTGCGCAGCGCCGGAGCCAAAGGCCAGCCCTACACCGCGCGCTTCGTGTGGCGGCTAGCGCTGCTGGGGGCCCTGGGGTGGCTGCACCGGCTGCTGTTCGAGTTTGAAATTTTGCACATCTACGCCGTGGTGGGCTTGCTGCTGGTGCTGGTGTACCGGTGGCGCAACGCGTGGCTGTTGTTTGCAAGCGGGTTGCTTTTCGTCGGCGGACTGGGGTTTGCCTTTTGGCTGGCGCCGGTCACGGCGCTGTTCACCGGGGCTTTTGGGGAGGCGGTGGGTAGTTTTCTGGTAGACGAATTTTCTGGATTTCGGGTATTCACCGTTGCCGCCATGTTCGTGCTCGGCCTGTACTTGGGCCGCCGCGATGCATTTGCCGATACCGCTGCCAACCGGGTATTTTTTAACCGGGTTTTGGTTGTAGCAGCGGTTGGGTTTGCCGGCGCCAAGCTCTTTTACAGCCAATTCGCCTCGGTAGTGGGCGCGGGAATTGGTCCGGCGATTCGTTTCTACGACACCTTTTTCACCCTGAAAAGTCTCGCCGTCTCGGCCCTATACCTGGCCGGCATGATGCAACTGTACCGGCAGCCCCTGTTTCGGCGTGCCCTGGCCTGGCTGGGCCCCCTAGGCAAAATGGGCCTGAGCACCTACGTGCTGCAATCCTTATGTCTGCTGCTCTTCGCCTGGTGCGGCCGGCGCTACGTGGGGGCAGCCGGCCTACCGCTGCAAGTGGTGCTCGGGGCCGCCGCGCTCCTATTCGCCGCCCAAGCCGCCGCGGCGCACGCCTGGCTGCACCGCTTCCGCTATGGGCCCCTGGAGTGGCTGTGGCGCAGCGCTACCTACCGGCAGTGGCAGCCGATGCGCCGCAAATAG
- a CDS encoding ankyrin repeat domain-containing protein: MESPAAHPQDLLFDAARKGDVAQIEQLLQNSAVGINAQNDKGFSALVLATYDNQLAAVRVLLDHHADPNVRDASGNSALMGVSFKGYSEIARLLIARGADLNLTNGNGSTALMFATMFGRNELVKLLLEAGADATVQDARGLTALHLAGQQGNQEACVLLGGEPEAAE; encoded by the coding sequence ATGGAATCTCCCGCTGCTCACCCCCAAGACCTGCTGTTTGATGCCGCCCGCAAAGGCGATGTAGCCCAAATTGAACAGTTGCTGCAAAACTCTGCCGTTGGCATCAATGCTCAAAACGATAAGGGTTTCTCGGCCCTCGTTCTAGCCACCTACGACAACCAGCTCGCCGCAGTCCGCGTGCTGCTCGACCACCACGCCGACCCCAATGTGCGGGACGCCAGCGGCAACTCGGCCCTGATGGGCGTCAGCTTCAAGGGCTACTCCGAAATTGCCCGCCTGCTCATCGCCCGCGGCGCCGACCTGAACCTGACCAACGGCAACGGCAGCACGGCCCTCATGTTTGCCACCATGTTTGGCCGCAACGAGCTGGTTAAACTCCTGCTCGAAGCCGGGGCCGACGCCACCGTGCAGGACGCCCGCGGCCTCACCGCCCTGCACCTCGCCGGCCAGCAAGGCAACCAGGAAGCCTGTGTGCTGCTCGGCGGCGAGCCCGAAGCGGCCGAATAA